Proteins from a single region of Ochotona princeps isolate mOchPri1 chromosome 27, mOchPri1.hap1, whole genome shotgun sequence:
- the LOC101517225 gene encoding large ribosomal subunit protein eL32 has product MAALRPLVKPKIVKKRTKKFIRHQSDRYVKIKRNWRKPRGIDNRVRRRFKGQILMPNIGYGSNKKTKHMLPSGFRKFLVHNVKELEVLLMCNKSYCAEIAHNVSSKNRKAIVERAAQLAVRVTNPNARLRSEENE; this is encoded by the coding sequence ATGGCCGCCCTCAGACCCCTGGTGAAGCCCAAGATCGTCAAGAAGAGGACCAAGAAGTTCATCCGGCACCAGTCTGACCGCTATGTCAAGATCAAGCGGAACTGGCGGAAGCCCCGAGGCATCGACAACAGGGTGCGGCGCAGGTTCAAGGGGCAGATCCTGATGCCCAACATCGGCTACGGCAGCAACAAGAAGACCAAGCACATGCTGCCCAGCGGCTTCCGCAAGTTCCTGGTGCACAACGTCAAGGAGCTGGAGGTGCTGCTCATGTGCAACAAATCCTACTGCGCAGAGATTGCCCACAATGTCTCCTCCAAGAACCGCAAAGCCATCGTGGAAAGGGCAGCCCAGCTGGCCGTCAGAGTCACCAACCCCAACGCCAGGCTGCGCAGTGAGGAAAATGAATGA